A single Bacteroidales bacterium DNA region contains:
- the mreC gene encoding rod shape-determining protein MreC: protein MRNLLRILVKFYPLLLFLTLEFIAFAMLFNYNTYHRAAYLNASSALTGGINERIQRFKDFFILVKANEQLADENARIKNTLVSSYKSNRVSFSEIYDSVYEQYWKYIDCKIVYNSTGRQHNMLMIDKGSRHGIEPEMGLVSGKGVVGIIQHVSKNYSTASSILNTNVIISAKLKSSDHFGILKWDGNDTKYCYLSDIPNHIKIKNGDTIVTSGYSSIFPEGIIIGTAVDVDKSLDLSFFNIKVKLTEDFGAITHLYAVKNLFKNEIDSLKNLTEND from the coding sequence ATGAGAAATTTACTTAGAATATTGGTCAAGTTTTATCCTCTACTGCTTTTTTTAACGCTTGAGTTTATTGCTTTTGCTATGTTGTTTAATTATAACACATACCACAGAGCGGCATACTTGAATGCTTCGTCTGCTCTTACCGGAGGCATAAATGAGAGAATTCAAAGATTCAAAGATTTTTTTATCTTAGTAAAAGCCAACGAACAGCTTGCAGATGAGAACGCTAGAATTAAAAACACATTAGTATCTTCATATAAGTCTAATCGAGTATCTTTCAGCGAAATATATGATTCTGTATATGAGCAATATTGGAAGTATATTGATTGCAAGATAGTGTATAACAGTACTGGCAGACAGCATAATATGCTGATGATCGATAAAGGAAGTAGGCACGGAATAGAGCCCGAAATGGGATTAGTTTCAGGGAAAGGAGTTGTTGGGATTATTCAACATGTTTCAAAGAATTACAGCACAGCATCAAGCATTCTGAACACAAACGTTATTATCAGCGCAAAACTTAAATCTTCAGATCATTTTGGCATTCTGAAATGGGACGGAAATGATACCAAATACTGCTATCTATCCGATATCCCAAATCATATAAAAATAAAAAACGGCGACACGATTGTAACATCTGGATATTCATCAATTTTTCCCGAGGGGATTATAATAGGGACAGCTGTTGACGTTGATAAAAGTCTTGATTTAAGTTTTTTTAATATAAAAGTTAAACTAACTGAAGATTTTGGTGCAATTACACATTTGTATGCTGTAAAAAATTTGTTCAAAAACGAAATTGATAGCCTTAAAAATTTGACAGAAAATGATTAG
- a CDS encoding nodulation protein NfeD has protein sequence MKSLIITTLLVLTTVIGIGNDIATDTLRVYQFELLEDIGAGSWRKTKKAMKEAADSDAGLILIHMNTYGGLLNAADSIRTAILNSDIPVWVFIDNNAASAGALISIAADKIFMKPGGNIGSATVVNQTGEPLPDKYQSFMRSLMRATAESHGADTIIVKKDTTIVWKRDPHIAEAMVDPDIEIEGISPKGKVLAFTTKEAIKHKYCEGEANSINEILDKQATQPYVIKKQELRPIDHIIHFFINPVVQGLLIMLIIGGIYFELQTPGIGFPLFVSIMATILYFLPLYVEGIAAYWEIIIFAVGLILLIIEIFAIPGFGVLGISGIILMIVGLAMAMVDRLEFEYMPILWSVLGKAFFIVTTTSAISLFVSIWLGGKLFKSSRFSQLALNTVQNTDEGYIGIDNSIIEIQGKTGVANTDLRPSGTIEIEGKFYDAMAKDGFIEAGTKIRVVEVKMAQLYVKPMNNVQ, from the coding sequence ATGAAGTCACTGATAATAACCACTTTATTAGTTTTAACAACAGTAATTGGTATAGGAAACGATATTGCAACCGATACTCTACGTGTTTATCAATTCGAGCTTTTAGAGGATATCGGTGCCGGCTCGTGGCGAAAAACCAAAAAGGCAATGAAAGAGGCTGCCGACTCGGATGCAGGTCTGATTCTAATACACATGAATACCTACGGCGGACTTTTAAATGCAGCCGACAGTATTCGTACTGCCATTCTGAACAGTGATATACCTGTTTGGGTGTTTATTGACAACAACGCAGCATCTGCAGGGGCACTGATTTCCATTGCGGCTGATAAGATATTTATGAAACCCGGTGGAAACATTGGCTCGGCTACGGTTGTAAATCAAACTGGTGAACCACTGCCCGATAAATACCAAAGTTTTATGCGCTCGTTAATGCGAGCGACAGCCGAATCGCACGGGGCTGACACTATTATCGTAAAAAAGGACACAACCATTGTTTGGAAGCGCGACCCGCATATAGCCGAAGCTATGGTCGATCCGGACATAGAAATTGAAGGCATTTCGCCCAAGGGTAAAGTTCTTGCATTTACAACAAAAGAGGCTATTAAACACAAATATTGTGAGGGCGAAGCTAACAGTATCAATGAAATTTTAGACAAACAAGCAACACAACCATACGTTATAAAAAAACAGGAACTAAGGCCTATAGATCACATTATTCATTTCTTTATCAATCCAGTAGTTCAAGGATTATTGATAATGTTAATAATTGGCGGGATATACTTTGAATTGCAAACGCCCGGGATTGGATTCCCTCTTTTTGTATCTATAATGGCAACAATACTCTATTTCCTTCCGCTTTACGTTGAGGGCATTGCTGCATACTGGGAGATAATAATTTTTGCTGTTGGGTTAATACTGCTAATTATAGAGATATTTGCTATCCCCGGATTTGGTGTTCTGGGAATTTCAGGAATAATTTTAATGATTGTCGGGCTTGCAATGGCAATGGTTGACAGACTTGAATTTGAGTATATGCCGATATTGTGGAGCGTTTTAGGCAAAGCGTTTTTTATAGTTACAACAACATCTGCAATATCACTTTTTGTGAGTATTTGGCTTGGGGGCAAACTTTTCAAATCGTCACGTTTTTCACAACTCGCACTCAATACGGTTCAGAATACAGATGAAGGATACATCGGAATTGACAATTCTATTATAGAGATACAGGGAAAAACCGGTGTTGCTAACACTGATCTACGACCATCGGGAACTATAGAGATAGAAGGGAAATTTTATGATGCTATGGCAAAAGATGGCTTTATTGAAGCTGGCACTAAGATACGTGTTGTTGAAGTTAAAATGGCACAACTGTACGTTAAACCAATGAACAATGTGCAATGA
- a CDS encoding rod shape-determining protein yields the protein MGLFSFLTQEIAIDLGTANTIIVHNDKVVVDQPSIVAIEKLTGKLVAIGEKAMQMEGKTHEDIQTVRPLRDGVIADFHAAEQMIRGMIRMIDKRKKLFSPALRIVVCIPSGSTEVEMRAVRDSAEHAGGREAFMIYEPMAAMLGIGIDVEAPEGNMVVDIGGGTTEIAVTSLGGIVCNRSIRIAGDDFTADIREYMRHQHNIKIGERTAENIKIQVGSALSDLEDPPSDYVVRGPHQMTALPVEIPVSYQEIAHCLDRSISKIEAAILSTLEHTPPELYADIFNKGIFLTGGGALLRGLDRRLTEKTKIEFHVAEDPLHAVARGTGIALRNIDKFQFLIR from the coding sequence ATGGGATTATTTTCATTTTTAACACAAGAAATTGCAATTGATTTGGGTACTGCAAACACCATCATTGTACATAATGATAAAGTTGTTGTCGATCAGCCTTCGATTGTTGCAATAGAGAAGCTAACAGGAAAACTTGTGGCTATTGGCGAAAAAGCAATGCAAATGGAAGGAAAGACACACGAAGATATTCAGACAGTCAGACCATTGCGCGATGGAGTTATAGCCGATTTTCATGCAGCAGAACAGATGATTCGCGGCATGATAAGGATGATTGATAAACGTAAAAAACTCTTTTCGCCAGCATTAAGAATAGTTGTATGTATTCCCTCAGGAAGCACCGAGGTAGAAATGCGCGCAGTTCGCGACAGTGCCGAACATGCTGGAGGACGCGAAGCTTTTATGATTTACGAACCCATGGCTGCCATGCTCGGAATAGGTATTGATGTTGAAGCACCCGAAGGAAATATGGTTGTAGATATAGGTGGAGGAACAACTGAGATTGCGGTTACATCATTAGGTGGTATAGTTTGTAACCGTTCAATTAGAATTGCGGGTGACGACTTTACTGCTGATATTCGTGAGTATATGCGCCATCAACATAATATTAAAATTGGAGAGCGGACTGCAGAAAATATAAAAATTCAAGTTGGTAGTGCGTTGTCTGATTTAGAAGATCCACCATCGGATTATGTGGTTAGGGGTCCGCATCAAATGACAGCTCTCCCTGTTGAGATTCCGGTTTCATATCAGGAAATAGCTCATTGTCTTGATCGTAGTATTTCGAAAATCGAGGCAGCGATTTTATCAACATTGGAACACACTCCACCAGAACTTTACGCAGATATTTTTAATAAAGGTATATTTTTAACTGGAGGAGGAGCATTGCTTCGTGGGCTAGATAGAAGGCTTACTGAGAAAACAAAAATAGAGTTTCATGTAGCTGAGGATCCACTGCATGCGGTAGCACGAGGAACAGGCATAGCACTAAGAAATATTGATAAATTCCAATTTCTTATTCGGTAA
- the mreD gene encoding rod shape-determining protein MreD: protein MIRIILRQLLQAVILLIIQIFILNNIGLGGYINPYIYVLAILYLPIQTPPWLVQILSFVLGFVFDAIVGTPGMHTSACVFVGFIRPYVLKYISPRDGYDTESKASIKDMGLSWFLRYVVILIVAHHTFLFFVESFNAVNFFRTIGRIILSGIFTITLTILLQYLRFGKISKR, encoded by the coding sequence ATGATTAGGATTATCCTCAGGCAATTGTTGCAGGCGGTTATTTTGCTTATTATTCAAATTTTCATTTTGAATAATATTGGACTAGGCGGTTATATTAATCCTTACATTTATGTTTTAGCAATATTATACCTTCCTATTCAAACTCCACCTTGGTTAGTTCAGATTTTATCGTTCGTACTGGGATTTGTTTTTGATGCAATAGTTGGCACTCCTGGAATGCACACTTCGGCATGCGTATTTGTAGGCTTTATACGTCCATATGTATTGAAGTATATCTCTCCTCGTGATGGATATGATACTGAAAGTAAGGCAAGTATAAAAGATATGGGACTATCTTGGTTTTTGAGATATGTAGTAATCTTAATTGTTGCACACCATACGTTTTTATTCTTTGTGGAATCATTCAATGCGGTAAATTTCTTTAGAACCATTGGCAGGATAATACTTAGCGGAATATTTACTATAACTTTAACAATATTACTTCAATACCTGAGATTTGGTAAAATCTCAAAGAGATAA
- the mrdA gene encoding penicillin-binding protein 2, translated as MIGGIVIAVFLVYVIQLLYIQTIQKQYRDYASSNVLRFVTQYPTRGLIFDRKNRLLVYNEPVYDIMVVPRQLQPFDSAGLCEMLKITPEYLESQLNTAKKYSRFKPSIFLKQVSRVDYANFSEKLYRFPGFYAQTRTVRKYPEHNSAHLLGYVGEVTEQQTKQDPLYKSGDYIGINGLEKSYEHILRGEKGVEVFMVDVHNRIKGRYNNGRNDKQAVPGLNINISIDTDLQNYGESLMINKKGAIIAVEPKTGEILCMVSAPGFDPNLLSGRERSANYKILEADTLKPLFNRALQAQYPPGSTFKIINALVGQQMGTLNVNTAYYCYSGYRVGRFFLGCHTHYTPLKLVESISNSCNAYYCNVFRTLLDKDGQAGFRENYMRWYDMTTSFGLNQKLGLDFPFELPGLIPDTSFYDRREGHKKWVSLNIVSNSIGQGEILTTPLQIVNVACVVANRGYYIIPHFIKEIEGQKKIDEKYLTKRYVKIDSVYFKPVVEGMYLAVNGGAGTTARIARIDGLDICGKTGTAQNPHGKDHSIFIAFAPKDDPKIAVAVYVENAGFGATWSAPIASLVIEKYLSDSISRSRLWLENRILEGDLINVQKTNN; from the coding sequence ATTATTGGAGGAATAGTAATCGCAGTTTTTTTGGTTTATGTAATACAATTGCTGTATATCCAAACCATTCAAAAACAATATCGCGACTATGCCAGTAGTAATGTTCTGCGATTTGTAACGCAATATCCAACCCGTGGTTTAATTTTCGATAGAAAAAATCGACTACTAGTTTACAATGAGCCTGTCTATGATATTATGGTTGTACCTCGCCAGTTACAGCCATTTGATAGTGCCGGATTATGCGAAATGCTTAAAATTACTCCGGAATACCTGGAATCACAGTTAAATACGGCAAAAAAATACAGTCGTTTTAAACCGTCAATTTTTTTAAAACAGGTATCCAGGGTTGATTATGCTAATTTTTCTGAGAAGCTATACAGATTTCCGGGTTTTTATGCACAAACAAGGACGGTGCGGAAATACCCAGAACATAACTCAGCCCATTTGTTAGGATACGTTGGCGAAGTAACTGAACAACAGACTAAACAAGATCCTTTGTATAAAAGCGGGGACTATATCGGTATAAATGGACTGGAAAAATCGTACGAACATATATTGCGCGGTGAAAAAGGAGTAGAGGTTTTTATGGTCGATGTTCATAACCGCATAAAAGGACGATATAATAATGGAAGAAACGACAAACAAGCGGTTCCCGGACTTAACATAAATATCTCAATCGATACCGATTTACAGAATTATGGCGAGAGCTTAATGATAAATAAAAAAGGAGCTATAATAGCTGTAGAACCTAAGACTGGAGAGATACTCTGTATGGTCTCAGCACCAGGATTCGATCCAAACCTTCTTAGCGGAAGAGAAAGAAGCGCAAACTATAAAATATTGGAAGCCGATACACTTAAACCGCTGTTTAACCGAGCGTTACAAGCACAATATCCACCTGGTTCAACCTTTAAGATAATAAATGCTTTGGTTGGACAGCAAATGGGAACATTGAATGTAAACACAGCGTATTATTGTTATTCAGGATACCGCGTGGGAAGATTCTTCTTAGGGTGTCATACACATTATACACCCTTAAAACTTGTAGAATCAATTTCAAATAGCTGTAATGCATATTACTGTAACGTTTTTAGAACTTTGTTGGATAAAGATGGGCAAGCCGGTTTTAGAGAAAATTATATGCGTTGGTATGATATGACTACTTCATTTGGTTTAAATCAGAAACTTGGTCTTGATTTTCCTTTTGAACTTCCTGGATTAATTCCTGATACAAGTTTTTACGACAGACGGGAAGGGCACAAAAAGTGGGTATCGCTGAATATTGTTTCAAACAGTATAGGACAGGGTGAAATCTTAACCACTCCACTTCAAATTGTAAACGTGGCTTGTGTAGTTGCAAACAGAGGATACTATATAATTCCACATTTTATTAAGGAGATTGAGGGTCAAAAGAAAATTGATGAAAAATATCTTACTAAGCGATATGTAAAAATCGACTCTGTTTATTTTAAACCAGTAGTTGAAGGAATGTATTTGGCTGTGAATGGCGGAGCGGGCACAACAGCGCGCATTGCACGGATTGACGGGTTAGATATATGTGGTAAAACTGGTACTGCACAAAATCCACACGGAAAAGACCACTCAATTTTTATTGCGTTTGCTCCTAAAGACGATCCAAAAATTGCAGTTGCAGTATATGTTGAAAATGCAGGTTTTGGAGCTACGTGGTCGGCACCCATTGCAAGCCTTGTTATAGAAAAGTACTTAAGTGATTCAATTAGTAGGTCGAGACTATGGCTCGAAAACCGAATTTTAGAAGGAGATTTGATAAATGTTCAGAAGACAAATAACTAA
- the rodA gene encoding rod shape-determining protein RodA, translating into MFRRQITNIWNSLDWFTVALYGILVIMGWFNIYAAVYNEEFGSIFDISQKYGRQLLWILAAIVLIVVILLIDNKIYVYFSYPIYAAVMLLLISVLLFGVEISGSRSWFAIGEIKIQPAEFSKFATILAIANFLSEPGRRLMKLPNFLIVLTIIAVPTILILLQNDTGSALVFTSLVFMLYREGLPGWILLIAFFAIVLFIIALTKPFYWVVSLVLIACWIYAYLKYSIKRDLVYLGIFMLMVIGAAIAITFIFDINIEIHWIMIGFHLLLALYLVYYSYIKNSTYLLSVWVVSIMLIGFSYSVDYIYDNVLQPHQRDRIDHVLGINFDPLGAGYNVNQSKIAIGSGGFWGKGFLQGTQTKYDFVPEQSTDFIFCTIGEEWGFVGSSIVIILFVTLLLRIIYLAERQRSKFRRIYGYGVFSVLFFHVAVNIGMTIGIAPVIGIPLPFFSYGGSSLWVFTILLFIFLKLDASRAEQMA; encoded by the coding sequence ATGTTCAGAAGACAAATAACTAATATTTGGAACTCTCTCGATTGGTTTACGGTCGCCCTGTATGGCATATTAGTAATTATGGGGTGGTTCAACATTTATGCAGCCGTCTATAACGAAGAGTTTGGTAGCATTTTCGATATATCGCAAAAGTATGGACGACAACTATTGTGGATTTTGGCAGCAATTGTATTAATTGTTGTCATTTTGCTGATTGATAATAAGATATATGTTTATTTCTCATATCCCATTTATGCGGCAGTAATGCTGTTACTTATATCAGTTCTTCTTTTTGGAGTTGAGATTAGTGGCTCACGTTCGTGGTTTGCGATAGGAGAGATTAAGATACAGCCAGCAGAATTTTCAAAGTTTGCTACAATCTTGGCTATAGCAAATTTTTTAAGCGAACCTGGAAGACGACTAATGAAATTGCCAAATTTTTTAATCGTTTTAACAATAATTGCTGTACCTACGATTTTGATATTACTTCAAAATGACACAGGTTCGGCATTAGTTTTTACTTCGCTAGTATTTATGCTTTATCGTGAAGGTCTTCCCGGATGGATTTTATTGATCGCCTTTTTCGCTATCGTTTTGTTTATTATAGCGCTCACAAAGCCGTTTTATTGGGTTGTAAGTTTAGTTCTAATTGCATGTTGGATATATGCTTATTTAAAATACAGTATAAAACGAGATCTGGTTTATTTGGGGATTTTTATGCTAATGGTAATAGGTGCAGCAATTGCAATCACGTTTATTTTCGACATAAACATTGAAATACACTGGATTATGATAGGATTTCATCTCCTGTTAGCTCTATATTTAGTGTATTACTCGTATATAAAAAATTCAACATACTTGCTCTCTGTTTGGGTCGTATCAATAATGCTAATAGGGTTCTCATACTCAGTTGACTACATTTATGACAACGTGCTACAACCGCACCAACGCGACAGAATAGATCACGTTTTAGGTATCAACTTTGACCCTTTGGGAGCGGGTTATAACGTAAATCAATCGAAAATCGCTATAGGCTCGGGTGGTTTCTGGGGGAAAGGCTTTTTACAAGGAACACAGACAAAATACGACTTTGTACCAGAGCAGAGCACAGATTTTATTTTTTGCACAATAGGCGAGGAGTGGGGTTTTGTGGGTTCATCTATAGTTATTATTTTATTTGTTACTCTACTGTTGCGAATTATATACCTGGCTGAAAGACAGAGGAGTAAGTTCAGGCGGATATATGGATATGGGGTCTTTAGCGTTCTCTTTTTCCATGTTGCAGTAAATATAGGTATGACAATAGGAATTGCACCCGTTATAGGTATTCCGTTGCCATTTTTCAGTTACGGAGGTTCCTCCTTGTGGGTATTTACCATATTACTGTTTATTTTCTTGAAGCTTGATGCTAGTAGAGCAGAACAAATGGCATAA